The nucleotide window ccccccatggggaatcctagttggaataggattggggggggagtcctactcccggaaggagtaggactcctcctgcgcctctctccctggccggcgcccccctccccccttggctcctttatatactgaggtagaggcaccctagaacacacaagttgatccacgtgatctattccttagccgtgtgcgatgccccctgccaccatattcctcgataatactgtagcggagtttaggcgaagccctgctgctgtagttcatcaagatcgtcaccacgccgtcgtgctgatgaaactctaccctgacactttgctggatcggagtccggggatcgtcatcgagctgaacgtgtgctcgaactcggaggtgccgtagtttcggtgcttgatcggttggatcgtgaagacgtacgactacttcctctacgtcgtgtcatcgcttccgcagtcggtctgcattgggtacgtagacagcactctccccctcgttgctatgcatcacatgatcttgcgtgagcgtaggaaattttttgaaattactacgaaacccaacagatGCTACATAAGATCAGAGGGAGGGGTGCTATGGTACGGACATCTCTCTACGCGGACGACGCGGCGATGTTCATGGCCCCGATCAAACGGGATATTGACAACCTCGCAGCTATCCTGAGAGGCTTTGGGGAGGTCACGGGCCTTTGCACCAACTTCCGTAAGAGTTCAGTGGTTCCCATTCGATGCAATCACATTGACCTAGAGCACATCACACAAGGGTTGCCGGATGTGAGGGCGTCTTTCCCTCTACGATACTTGGGGCTCCCTCTCTCTGTCTGGAACCTGAAGTTGGTTGACCTACAATTCTTGGTGGATAAAGTGGCAAGCAAGATGACAACATACGAGGGCCAGAACATCACCACGATTGGGCGTGCGGCTCTTGTCAAGTCGGTTCTCGCGTCCCAAGTGGTCTACTTCATTACACCTCTTGTCATTCCGCCAAGCATTCTATGCACCATCGACAAGCTAGAGAGGGCGTTCCTTTGGGCCGGCTCGGACAAGATGACCGGGGCCAAGTGCAAGGTGAATTGGGAAACGGTAACTCAGCCACATGATTACGGTGGGCTTGGGGTGCTCAACACGGAGAAGTTCGCGTGTGCCTTGCGTTTGCGTTGGCCATGGTTTGAATGGAAGGAGCCTTCTAAGCTCTGGGTGGGGCATGGGAACCCATGCGACGCCGAAGACCTCAACTTCTTCTATGCTTCTACCACCATCACTGTGGGCAATGGTGCGCGAACGCATTTCTCGGATTCTCCTTGGCTTCTTGGCCGCAAGCCCAAGGACATTGCTCCACTCATCTTCGAGGCCTCGTCACGAAAGAATTGGAAGGTGAGGGAGGCCCTCAGGAACAACGCTTGGATCCTTAGGATCAAACCTCCATCCGCAGTTGTGTCCGCCGAGCATATTAGACAGTTGTTCTCCCTCTGGATGCTCCTGGAAGAGGTCCAGCTTGATGAGCTTACCAATGATGACATCTCGTGGAAGCACTCGGCCTCTGGCCAGTACACGGCGGCCTCTGCTTACAAGGCACAATTTTTGGGCCTGGTTCTTTCCCCCATGGACCAAATGGTTTGGAAGGCCTGGACGCCACCGAAAGTGAAGTTTTTTGCTTGGCTTGCGCTTCAGGACAGAATTTGGACTGCCGACCGGTTGGCCAAGCGAGGGTGGCCAAATTGCGGTCCTTGTCCATTGTGCAAGGGCGTGCAGGAATGTGGGCCACATCTCCTCTTCAAGTGCCGCTACTCTCTGAGGCTCTGGAGGTTGGTCATTCAGAGATTCGGCATTGACGACATGGACACGACCTCATGGCACTTGATGGACTCAGTTGAGAGCTGGTGGGTGAGTACATGCGACGTCGGCACTACAGACAGGAAGGCCAAGGCGTCGATTACCATGCTTGTGTCATGGGTAATCTGGAATGAGAGAAACGCAAGAGTATTTCGGCACAAGAGCGCTCCTCCGCCAATTCTGCTCAACTCCATTGTGGCCGAGGCAAGCCTTTGGGTCACCGCCGGGGCAAAGAAGTTAGGGTCTTTTATTTTGCGAGAGTAATTGCCATGTCGCCTAAAGGATGTGTGTTGTAAAGAAAAACTCTATTCTCTCCTTAATTAATACAtgaggcaaagcttttgcctccgtttcaaaaaaaaaattccaACTCCGACTTCCTCATAAGGTCTCCCTTCTGCTCGTCTTTGGCGACCACGGTGGTCAGCGCTGGATTGGATGGATTTCTATATCGTAGGTCTAATGGTGAGTAAGTGTCTCCGATAAATAAAGTGATGGTGTATTTTGAAACTTGTCGCAATGATTTTCATCTCCCCTTGGGGGGCCACGCCTGTGATGAAGAGGTGTAGGGGAAGTGATCCTCAACTAAACCCGGGCATGGGCAGCCCGACCCGACGACCTGGCCCGAAAAACCGGGGCCGGGCTTGACATTCAGGTCGGGCTTTCGGGCTCCAGGCTTGATTTCGGGCCGGTCTCGGGCTTGAAAATAGGGAGTATTTCGGGCTTCGGGCCGGGCTCGGCTTGAGAAATGAAGGTCGGGCTTCTACAAGCCCGGCCCGAAACCCGGCCCGGCCCAACGTTTGCCCGGGTTTATCCTCAATAGTCGATCGGTGTTCCTTAGTCAGTTTTATGGTGAAGCTTTGGCCCGTCTGGCTTAATCCccatttctttctttttttttcttgttGGAATAAATTTCAATTAGATGGTCAGTTGGAGGAAATAGTTTCTCCTTTTCGTCCCTTTGTTTGatttgaaatttcaaaaaaaattagttCAACAAAAGAAAATTTGTATAAAATAAATTGTTTGCATATAGAGGTGGTAGAGTAAGTGTTTTTTTAAGGTGGCAGAGTCAGGCTGCATAGCCCCAGCCAAATCCCCTCTTCCTGGTTGAGCTGAGCCGTTCCATTCCGCCGCTAGGGTTAGTGGCCGCCGGTccgttgccgccgccgccggccgacGCGTTCACCTTCCTCCTCCGCCCTTCCGTCCCTGAAGCTGCCCCGAGGTTCGAgtcgtcgccgccgccatcgGGTTCGCAGGATGTGTCCCCCCCTGACCCAGCGCGTCACTCGCCGCTCCTCCCCGTCAACCACCGCCGGAGTAAGGCGCCGCCCCACTTCTCCACCGCCGTGTACCCCCTGCTCGCCCCTCTTCCCCAACCCTGCTTGTTCGACCAGCAGCCGCACCGCCGCCCGGACTCATACCTGCAGCTGCCTCCCCAGAAAGGTAATCCTGCAATCTTGAATAAAAAGTGACAAATCTTGCAAAATCTGCATATATAGTAGCCAAATCCTGCAATCCCTTGCTTTTGTTTCAACAATTTTCGTCCGTCACCTGTTTACGTTGTAAACCGATAACGTCACGTGTGTTTGGTGGCGACCTTATGTAATCAGGTCCCCCTCCGTAATCAGGTCCGGGACAGTTACCGGTCGATACCCCCCACCCCCCACCGGTAAAGGATTCCTTCCCACCCTCGACTATATCTAGCCATGGGCCAGGCCGGGCCTGAAAAAGCCCACGACAGAAAACTGAGGCCCAGGCCCTCCCAGGCCCTACCATCGGGCCTACTTTTCAAGCCCAAGCCCGGCCCATCTGGTAAAAAGCCCTAAAAAGCTCTTAGGGCTTAGGGTCGTGGGTCGGGCCTCTTCCTTAAAATGATAATATGCCAAGTCCAAGCCTGTCCAGGTCCTGCTGGTGGGCTGAACACTCAGGCCCAAGCCCAGCCCACAGGCAAGCCCATCGGGCCTAGGCCCTGGATTTTAGGGCCGACAGGGCCGGGCCTGAGATGGCCAGGACTACCCTTGAGCGCTCCTCACCCCGAGCCCTCCTCCTCCCCCGCGACTCCTTCCTCCCCTCGATCTGCCAGcaccgccgccggccgccgccgcctcccttgAAGCCCAGCGTCGCCACCTCCCCTCGACCCGTTTCGAGTCCGGCGCCGCTGCTTCCCCTCAGTCATCTCCTCCTGATCCAGTCGCCGGGAAGGACCTCGCCAGCCAGCCGCTGCCGCAACCGCCGCCTAGGATGTACCGCCGAAGCCGCCGACGAGGAGCAGCAAGGCCCGTCTCTGGATCAATCTCTTCCGCCTCCATCAAGCCCCTCCTGCAGATCTCGATCTGATCTGTTCTTGCTCTGTTTCCTTTACACTGCAGATCCAAACAGAATGAGGTTTGTGCATTCCGGTGCTGTTACAGTGCGTAATCAGTTCCCCCTTTACGTTTACGTTACCACTCATCGAAACAAACACCTCTTCCATACCTGTATGTGGACTCTAGTGCAGAAACATTAGCACTACTCAAATGGGAGCATTCCCCATGTCTAGCAGGTTGACGTGATTATATAGTTACCGGTGAAGCTGTTTATCTGATAGGATTGGTCATGGCATGTCTGTTTTTCTTTCCCAGTTCTACCAAACAAGCAGGTGGTGTGGTTTTAGTAGTTGATATCTGTAACTACActtgaattttttttgtttttatcagTGGCATGGAAGTGAATTTTAGTAGCTCTGAATTTAGGATTTCAGAGTGAAGCAGAATGGGTTTACTGCAAAAATCCCCTGCATATCCTAGATACTGCCTCTGTCTTGGTTTGGTCGAGGGCCGTAGTCTTTCTGTTTTGGCTTAGTTGGCACTCTGCGTTTCGTTCAGTCTCCTTGTGGTATCTGTGTTGCGCGGTTATGAGCTCTCTTAGGTCATGAACTTATTATGTTTTCGGTTTACTCTGGTCCTGCCATTGTCGGGTAGGCCCGAATGCTTGTAACAGTCCTTGTTGACTTGCGCTTTGCTCCGTTTATAATAAAATGGAGCGGGGGGAAACCCCTTTCGATCAAAAAAGACCGATACAGCTCCTCCTTGTTTCATCAGAAATAATTTGCTTGCATTAGGAAATTGTTCAACTGTCTACTTCTGACAATAATATTATTTCCTGTTCTTGGTTTCAACTTCTGATCCATTTTCTCTAACTTTACAGTGCCACACAGACCTAGCAGCTAGCTACCTCTGAAGGAACAAAAACTTGCGGCCATCATGCCAGCAGCACTGCCGCCGACGCTCCCTGAGGAGCTTGTCGAAGAGATCCTCCTCCGCATCCCGCCCGACGAGCCTGCCGGCCTCCTTCGCGCCTCCCTCGTCTGCAAGTCCTGGAGCCAGGCCGTCTCCCATCGCGGATTCCGGCGCCGCCTCCAGGATTTCCACCGGGCACCCCCCGTGCTCGGGTTTCTCCATGATTGGGACGACGAGGACATCCCCGACTTTATCTCCGCCACTGTGTCGCCCTTCTCCCTTGCTGTCCCAGACAGCTGGCTCTGGCAGGCCGTTGACTGCCGCCACGGCCGCGCACTCTTCCTCTCTGATGACCCTTATCCTGAGGAACTCCTGGTGTGGGAGCCAATCACGGGTTCCCAGCAGCTTGTGCCAGTGCCCGTGATGTCTGATATCGGCCGCACAACCGCCGCAGTGTTCTGCGCAGCAGATGGGTGCGACCACTGCAACTGCCATGGGGGCCCTTTCTGCGTTGTCTTTGTCTTCTCCGTCGACAGTGAAGATCCTGACGACGGGGAATATGACACGGCAGCATGTGTATACTCGTCAGAGACCGGTGCTTGGGGCGAGCTGACCGTGATGCATGGGGGGTTCTACATGCACTTCACATATTATTCCAGTGTGCTTGTTGGGGAGTCTTTGCTCTACTTCATGACTGATGGTGGGTTGATCCTGGAGTATGACATGGCAATGCATGGGCTGACTTGGTTCAAGGCACCATACTCTTGCTACTCTAAGGGTATACCCAGTTACATTCTCATGCCGGCAGAGGACGGTGGACTGGGACTCGTTGAAGAATTGGATCCGCATCTGAAATTGTGGTCAAGGGAGATGACTGATGCCCGATGGATACCCAGCCGGATTATCAACTTGGGAAGTTTGTCTCTAAATGGTGCTCAAATGGGTGCAACATGTCCGGTCCACGTGTTGGGCTTTGCGGAGGGAGCAAACGTCATTGTCGTGACCACTGCTGCCGGCCTCTTCAGAGTTCAAGTCCAATCAGAGGAGATAACCAGGGTGTGCGATGATCATGGATATGGTAACCTGATTCCTGTTGTCGGCTTCTACACTCCTATGCCCCAAGGTGAGCAAATGAGAAAAGGGCTATGATAGGTAGCACTAGAGTTATTTAGCAGCTTAATCAACTAGTGTTTGCAcagtagttttttcttttctttccgtGGATGTGCTTCTTGGTGCAAATTTGATTGGCTATGTAGCTAGCTTGACCAGGCTGTTTCCTTCATGTCACAGTGGCAGCAGCTGAAGCTTAAGCTGGTGGGTCGCATTGAAAATGGTGAATCCTGGAGTGCGGCCTGATCGACAGAGGTGGAGTTGGCCTTGTATGTCCCTCACAATTTTTGCCATCTATCTGAACTTGTCGTGGGTTGAGGATCTTGTTAAGCCACTGGGCCTTTTGGTCTTTTCCTTGAAATTACACCAAACATATTGTTTTATTTTCTCTTGGAGTCACCATGCTTTCTCAAATATGCACAATCCTCACTCTGAACCCACCTATTCTAGGACAGGCTGTGCCAGATCTTCTCAATTCTGGGGAGCCTTGCATGCCATAAAAAGATGGTTTAAGTCAGGGTTGGCTTATAgggtgggaatttcttttgtcTGGCTGGTGGACACACATTTAGGAATTCAGTTCAGTACCCTGTTTTCTTGTTGTGACTTTTGAGCAACAAAATTAGGGTGTGGAACATTAGATAATTCTGTAGTACTATCAGTGGCATCAGGTAATCAGAATTCTGGGGCTTTTACAAAATCAAATGGGAAGATATCGACCAGTGATAAAAATAATCAGCCGTTAGCACCTACTCCTGGTAGTAtcaaaaaacatcttatattatagGACAGAAGGAGTAATAAAGATTAAAAATAACCAAGCTACATGATAGAGCTGAAGTAGTAAGGACAAAAGGGAAGATATTTTGCATTCTATCTAAAATGACAATTAGATATCTTTCATTTGGACTCTACCATGGTTTCTCAAATATGCACAATCCTCACTCTGAACCCGCCAATTCTTGGGCAGGTTGTTGCCTGAGCTTCTCAGTTTTGGAGAGCCTTGCATGCCGTAAAAAAATTGTTCGAGTCAGGCTTGGCTTATAGGGTGGGAAATTCTTT belongs to Triticum urartu cultivar G1812 chromosome 7, Tu2.1, whole genome shotgun sequence and includes:
- the LOC125522300 gene encoding uncharacterized protein LOC125522300; protein product: MPAALPPTLPEELVEEILLRIPPDEPAGLLRASLVCKSWSQAVSHRGFRRRLQDFHRAPPVLGFLHDWDDEDIPDFISATVSPFSLAVPDSWLWQAVDCRHGRALFLSDDPYPEELLVWEPITGSQQLVPVPVMSDIGRTTAAVFCAADGCDHCNCHGGPFCVVFVFSVDSEDPDDGEYDTAACVYSSETGAWGELTVMHGGFYMHFTYYSSVLVGESLLYFMTDGGLILEYDMAMHGLTWFKAPYSCYSKGIPSYILMPAEDGGLGLVEELDPHLKLWSREMTDARWIPSRIINLGSLSLNGAQMGATCPVHVLGFAEGANVIVVTTAAGLFRVQVQSEEITRVCDDHGYGNLIPVVGFYTPMPQVAAAEA